One stretch of Nocardia fluminea DNA includes these proteins:
- a CDS encoding MCE family protein: MSSSHRAARLAVSVLAAVSVASCTVDNLPLPQPGVDGPSYRVRAVFDNALNLPERARVKIGGTDIGVVTRIDTTNFLADVELEVQRAIALPRGTRAELRQSTPLGDIHVAVILPEYRPEAPLLADGDTIDRDHTSAGASVEELMMAMSMLLDGGAMNQVARITSELNSIVGGRGPQLSHLLTELTAVLGALNQRTGQLDSVLHGLDGLTATLRARKGELGQVAETFPDLISVIAENNRTIVELTTKVSTVTAALGDFTSTTGPEFLSLFDSVQGLMTGFTRMGDDLAGTLDKFNALAPSVRASTQGSSLAVAATISSLDLGALTDPTGSRMPDGTDVTGFIGSLSQVLARVLGRLQGGPR, encoded by the coding sequence ATGAGCAGTAGCCACCGCGCCGCCCGCCTGGCCGTCTCGGTCCTGGCCGCGGTCAGCGTCGCCTCGTGCACCGTCGACAATCTTCCGCTGCCCCAGCCGGGGGTCGACGGTCCGTCCTACCGCGTCCGCGCGGTGTTCGACAACGCGCTGAACCTGCCCGAACGAGCACGAGTCAAGATCGGCGGCACCGATATCGGTGTCGTGACCCGGATCGACACGACGAACTTCCTGGCCGACGTCGAACTCGAAGTGCAACGCGCCATCGCGCTCCCGCGGGGTACCCGTGCCGAACTGCGTCAGTCGACACCGCTGGGGGATATCCACGTCGCCGTCATCCTGCCCGAATATCGGCCGGAGGCACCGTTGCTCGCCGACGGCGACACCATCGATCGCGACCACACCTCCGCGGGCGCCTCGGTGGAGGAACTGATGATGGCGATGTCGATGCTGCTCGACGGCGGTGCGATGAACCAGGTCGCTCGCATCACCTCGGAACTGAACTCGATCGTCGGCGGTCGCGGCCCGCAGCTGTCGCATCTGCTGACCGAGCTCACCGCGGTGCTGGGTGCGCTGAATCAGCGCACGGGACAGCTCGATTCGGTCTTGCACGGACTCGACGGACTCACCGCCACCCTGCGCGCACGCAAAGGTGAACTCGGGCAGGTCGCCGAGACCTTCCCCGATCTCATCTCGGTGATCGCCGAGAACAACCGGACCATCGTCGAGCTGACGACGAAGGTGTCCACCGTGACTGCCGCGCTGGGCGACTTCACCTCCACGACCGGGCCCGAATTCCTCAGTCTGTTCGACAGTGTGCAGGGCCTGATGACGGGATTCACCCGCATGGGCGACGATCTCGCGGGCACCCTGGACAAGTTCAACGCGCTGGCGCCTTCGGTCCGCGCCAGCACGCAGGGGTCGAGTCTCGCTGTGGCAGCAACGATTTCCTCTCTCGATCTCGGTGCGCTCACCGATCCCACCGGCAGCCGAATGCCCGACGGCACCGACGTGACCGGGTTCATCGGCAGCCTGTCGCAAGTGCTCGCCCGCGTGCTGGGCCGGCTGCAAGGAGGTCCACGATGA